The Acinonyx jubatus isolate Ajub_Pintada_27869175 chromosome B3, VMU_Ajub_asm_v1.0, whole genome shotgun sequence genomic interval TCTACATGTTAATATTTGGAGAATATCTTGAGACATAATAGGAAAAAGCAGCCTAGAAAACGACGCTCTGCAATGAATTTATAGAAATGGTAGTCAAGAAACCCAAACTGAAAGGTTTTCCTAATGAGGGGACAGGTTTGTTCTTATAGCATAACTAATCTTAGCTAAGTGGCTAATTCTTCCCAAAAGACCAGATTTGGTTAAGAATGAAAACATTCTACTGTGTCTAGATTTAGCATACAATGAACTCCCTAGACTGGTTTTCATGCTGTCCAGCTCTGAGTATCCGGattctttttttgcctttaattatGTTGCCGACACCTACCTTTTCATGTGAAAGCGAGTCTGAGGAAACGGGGTGGCCGTACGAATGTCCACTCACCTCCCATGAGTTTGGACTGGCAGTTAATAAACTCGGGCTTCCTGTCCGTGAGGTACCTCTGGCAGGTATGGTGGAGGATCTGGAAGAAGGTGCATTTTTCTGAAGCTGTGCTGGCCACCCATTGGTCAAATGCGTTTTCAAACAACAGATCAAATTCTGCAGAATCCTGGAAAAGACAGTGAAATAAGTGCCGATCTCAATCTAGAAAAACTGTGGCTTCCAGCTTACCCCTGACAAAAGGCTCACAAAAGCTGAAACACCTTTCAAAACTTTGGTCTTAATCACAAGGCTCATCTTTATTAGCACCCAGGTGCATGGAAAGAAAGTTCACCTTTCTCTGTTTATCAAGCAAACCCCAAATCTTGGAGTATTTATAGATGTCCCTAGGAAGCTACGCTCACAGAAGCCCCAACAGCTTACTACACATTGACCTGGCACAATTTAGACTAGATACTGCCTTCCCGATGACCTGGAAAAGGTCACGTTCTTGGCAGTGAAACCCATGAATCTTGCCCCTAACCTTTGGTAAGGAAAAGATTCCCCCTTATTATTTTAGCATATAGTgacaatttacattttatttctcctcattACTGAGGTTTTATACAGTGAGTATGTGTGAACAAAAGGAAAGGTACTTAAATAAACAGCTCTACCTTAAAATGTTTCTCATATTAAATCCAATAGAATCCTAATACATAATTTGTAAGGTGCCACCTATTTATTTGCTTGCTCGGCTAATAAATCTCATCACTGGTGATATAACGAGATACATGAAGCCTTGACGAACATAGGTTTTTCATATTGGTAACCATGGACATGCTATCTGAACTCTGCTCTTTGCACTTGGCTGATAAACCTACTACAGGAGCCAGCACTTCTTCAGCGTGCATCCCCTTACGTTTCTGCATCACACATGATGAAAAGACTTAGAGTTCCCCATAAGAAGGGCATAGAAATAAGAAAGTCTTAGCCACGTAACTGAAACAGAGAAATAGCTTCGCTAAAGAGGACTCAGACAACCACCATCACTGCCAAGGTCAGTGAGGGAGTCATCGTGTGAAGAGAACACCTTCGCTCAACACCAGACATTCACTCACCCGATTAGGATCGATGCCATTAACCTGGCGAAGCTGCTCAAGCATCCACTGTGACCTCCGCACGAATGACGTGGAGCCTTCAAACTGTTTGACCTTCGTGATGGACGCCTGTGTGGGTTTCTTGTTTGTCACTGCCGAGAGAAACCACTCAGATTAGTGGGTGTGCAGGTTGGTTGGTTTTCATCTTAGAtttacatgtgtacacacacaaaaacacacagaatatgaatacatgtgccttttattttctaagagagagagagagaaagtgaggggggagaggggcagagggagagagagaatctcaagcaggctccttgcgcagcgtggagcccgatgtggggcctgatcccacgaccctgggttcatgacctgagctgagatcaaaagtcagacatgCAACTGACAGCTACCCAAGAGCCCCTGAATACATATGCCTCTGATGAGGGGTGAactcaaaagaaacagaagttctAGTCTCTACTCTCAAGCGACTGcagaataattataattttaagggctgcttcatttctgtcttcattcattcaaactgAACACGCCTCAATCAGGTAACACCGGGCACTTTTAATGGAGGCTACAAGAACATGGTGACCAACTGCACGGAAAGAAGCATACAGGGTTGACAGGTGTCAGGGAGAGGTCACTAGGAAAGGCTGGATTTTAAAGGAAGTGGATGTTACTGGCTCCCCTAGTGAACTGCAATGTATATACCTAGCGTGGTATTTGAATGTAAATATACTGGGCTTCCATGGTaagagaggaaatatttaaaacattatttggctttaaaatattGTCCAGTTTGAATCTAGCTTGCATCTCTTTATGCCTGCGTTTGGCATTCACATACCCGCCTGCCCCACATTCCTGAGGCTTCCACACCTGCAGGACCGAGACAGTTCCTCCTTCCAGCCTTAGTCAATTCTTCCTTTGCCCCTTCCATGCCGAGAATGGACAGCGTCACCTCTCAGACGGAGGTCAAGCACCGGCCGCTAGGGGAGAGTCACTCTGGATATTTCCACATCTGCTTATTTCGTGACTTAGAGCCTCAAGGGTGGAGACGTAATTGAGTGTTATAAAAGGGCTTAACGTAAAAGCTCCTCCCGAGGCCAGGCTGTACGAGTTGTAAAATTTAACAGAAACGATGCTAGTAAGGGAACTAGGAGAAGTGGAAAGTACTACTTGTCATGAATGCAATCCTAGGATGACTGTGCAGCAGTGGCACattctttgtttgtttcaaaCAGCCCTGCAGATCCTGTATTTCCATATAACCCTGCGGATGGTCATTGGATGGCAAAAAGAATCCTTGAGGGATGAAGGACAGCAGGCATCTACTGTGGTCACGGTTCTGGGTAAGAAGGACCCTCCTTCACGCACACTAGAGTTCAGGGCAGTTGCAGTATCTGCGGGCATTAAAGCAGGAACCCAGGGACCAAGAGCGGAATGAGATGTGGGCATCTTGCCTTTACGTTTGGCAAGAACTGCATGGTTCCAGGACTAAAGACCTGTTTTTATGACCTCGGTACAATCTTTCCCCTTTGCTCCAAACCAGGATTtagcaaacacttaaaaaacaatttcaaataatgCTTAGGTTTATTACCCATTATTTCAGTTATATTTGGCTAAAAGCTTCTGAACATTTCATACCAATTACGTTTACTTTCATGGTTAAAAAGTCATCATCCCCTTAACACCCGTGATCAGAGGAAATTTTAGTCTTCTGTTCACACACAGTCTGCCTGGCTTACAGCTCCACGAATAAGTCTGTTAAGTCCTCTTAGGAATAATCATTCCCCGAACTAAATTCAGGCAATAGTATCAGTCTGCCCAGGGCTCTGTCTATCCGTTTATTTTGTGTGCCTCCTATGGGATCTAATAGGTCTCTCTGATAGCCATGCCCTGCTCTTCAGTTTTCATGTTAGAGGAAACAAGACACCTGGAATACATGCAGGTCCTAAAATGTGCTTAAAAGATTAAAGAATACGTTTCAATAACAGGAAAACACGGGTTCCTGTATTAGACACACACCCCTAAACACACAAAGAGGATTTCCTCCTTTGTTTATGTAAATCACACGACATTTAGGCATCCTGGGAAACATGAGGGTTTCCCTTCTAACTTTAAAGTTGTTATGAACTCCTATTTTTACTTCTGGTCCATTTATTTCCAAGTGGTTTATAGCATTATAAAAACTCAAACACAATGCAGGGTCCCTGTAATTACTGGCATGTTGAGgattgacattttagaaaaagcaagTTCCATTGGAAGTCTGTCACTGAAATGAGAAGGGCAGGAACCCCACCCACATGACAAATGCCCCACAGAAATGCTAACAGAGATCCCGCTACAGAGCGATCATTTTTCATGGAGGCAGTTACAACTCCAACCACTGCTGCCTTGTTCTCCCTATTAGCTTATTCTTTGCCCAGTTCTTGGAATCTTGGTAGTTTTCCTGGGCACTGAGCCCGgtttagtttaatttttgtttattgttattatctCCAACATCCCAGTTTCTATTTTGAAGCAGGTgccttaaaattatattattatatacacatTATGTGGAGTTAAATAAAGACTTTCCCCTTCGGAAATCAAAACAACTGCACAAAGACACCACTGCCAGACTTTCTGAGTTCTGTGTTTGATGGAGCCATGTTTAACCCTTTCATTGCTTTGGTGTCTTCAGGGTCCACAGCTGGTAAAACAAGTATGCTGGTCAAATTCTGGAAGTCTAGTGAAAAAAAGTCATCTATCTTCTCCTTCCAGAGGAAAACTGATTGATAGCATACCCTGGATCAGTAATATCGGAGTGCCCTATGGCCAACTACCCCAATACAGTAGACTCTGCATTCATTATTTTGAAGAACTTTAAAGGGCAGATAACCAGGGCACTTCTATCATGCCTTCAACATTcatggggaaaaggaaaacatataggCATTTAAAGAGGTagggtgaggggtgcctgggtggctcaatcggttaagcatctgacttcagctcaggtcatgatctcacggttcctgagtttgagcccagtgtcgggctctgtgctgacagctcggagcctggagcctgtttctggattctgtgtctccctctctctctctgcccctcccccacttgtgctctgtctctgtctctcaaaaataaataaaacgttgaaaaaaaattaaaggggtagGGTGAGCATGACACTCCCAGGTAAGACCACCCAGAATCACCCTGGCCCTCTACTCCAATGTGCACCAGAATCATCTGGGAGTTTTTACAACAAATAACACCAAACCAcgtgaatcagaatctctggaggtgTGGCCTGGCACCCACATTTTGAATttcctcaggtgattctgaggcaCTGTGACTGCTGAGGCCACTGTGGTGTATGaactcatttcacaaatatttatggaacatgTATCAAGATGGGAGGCACAGAAATAAGTTTTGTGGGCAATTCAAAGATTGAATAAGATATGGTTCTGAGTCAAGAACTTGGGCGGTGGGAAGGTTGTTAAAAATGATGCAAACAGTGCTAATGCATAACCAGAGTCACCTGAggtgttggggagggagggggctttAAGGACCaaggcagagctgggggaggTCAAGCAGGCTTCATGAAGCTGCCAGTATTCCAGGTAATAGACCATTAGCCCTCGCCTGGACTTCTATGATTTCTCCCAAACTGGTTCCTCTGGCCAGATTGgccattcaaatttaaaatatggaagacTGAGCCATCTTTTAAAATCTCCTCAGTGGCGTCCCAAAACATTCTGAATAAAACCCAAGGCCCTCACTGTGACCTGCAAGGCCCTAGATGATCTGGCCCTTGAGTACCTCCCTGTTCTTATTTCCTTCCACTCTCCTTTCTGTCCACTAGGCTCCAGCCATCTTTTGCTCCTGGGGAACTACAACCCCTTTCTACGCTTTGCAAATGCTGTTCCCTTCATAGAAATGCtccgtcctttttttttttttttttttaatggttgtctCTTGTTTGCCATTTGGATTTCAGCTTACATGCCAACTCCATAGAGAAAACTTGTGTGATCATTGATCTGTGTAGGCTCCCTCGCCATGTTATTTCTGTCACTGAACTCTGTTCACTGCAAAACAGGTTCATTTTGAACCTAGATAAAATACTCAAAATTTGCCTCTCTGGCATATTTGTAAAGCATAAAAACCAGGCTGCTATGATGTGCATCTGGTCCTAAAACATGTAAGAGGTGGATACATCCCCACATGGATCTTTGTGGTTTGTGAGGTAGGATCCTATGAATTGACATAATCACAAGTGACATTTTCCCCAgcaattaaaatttctaaaactcttttttaaatacagCCTCTGGTTTTTTCTCTTGTGCTTGACAACAGCTCTGTGACAGAGGCAGGGTTACTGTATTATCACCCATTGtatttatagacaaggaaactgaggcatggaaagCACTGACTTGCCAAAGTAATACTGTTAATCAATGGGAAGACTGCAACTTGCACAATAAGCTTAGGGTCCACTGCTCTTTGCACTGTAGCCTTTTGCTGCAATGTCAAATGCCACATTTTATTGCATGTGGGATGCTCATTAAGTTAAGGACTAACTGAATTTTTTGTTCTAATAAGGATACTACTGTTGTGATTTTGACAGTATTCTGAACTGTTATTTCCTTAACATCTCCCTTTAGATAAACGGCTTTTTCCTTGAATAAgttaatgagaaacaaaatacatgaaagccGTAAATAGGTACATAGCTCTGCCTAcgttaaatagaaaataatgtaaaaaatacaattaaaacataaatgctATTAATTTCAACTTAG includes:
- the STXBP6 gene encoding syntaxin-binding protein 6 isoform X2, which produces MLEQLRQVNGIDPNRDSAEFDLLFENAFDQWVASTASEKCTFFQILHHTCQRYLTDRKPEFINCQSKLMGGNSILHSAADSVTSAVQKASQALNERGERLGRAEEKTEDMKNSAQQFAETAHKLAMKHKC